One Sphingomonas endolithica DNA segment encodes these proteins:
- a CDS encoding AI-2E family transporter: protein MTDHRTTPGTATQERHADTPAQKTRQSYLTVFITLLAIWMAYEFLTPLAWAAVLAIAEWPLYRRLSVKMPGRPLLLASAFAVVTALFVILPLSLAAVTLAQESQAALDWLKHAQQFGIAAPAWLAGVPLIGSRIAAYWQQHIGNPQAANALLGSLSAASVLGWTRSIGGEVAREAGLFLITLMALATLLSRGVTIGRQVRIAARRSFGTFGGEFLHRMLGAVRATVNGTMLVSVGEGATIGIGYWVAGVPQPLLFATFTIVLALIPFGAWLAFGLASLILIGSGSVLAGALLFAFGVVVMTVGDNVVQPSVIGSAVELPFLLALLGAFGGLAELGLVGLFVGPVIMAALLLVWQEWMDSDDQGRA from the coding sequence ATGACCGATCACCGTACGACACCTGGTACGGCAACGCAGGAGCGCCACGCCGATACGCCGGCCCAGAAGACACGCCAGTCGTATCTGACGGTGTTCATCACCTTGCTCGCCATCTGGATGGCCTATGAGTTCCTGACGCCGCTTGCCTGGGCGGCGGTGCTCGCGATCGCCGAGTGGCCGCTCTATCGGCGGCTCTCCGTGAAGATGCCGGGACGGCCGTTGCTGCTGGCCAGCGCCTTTGCCGTCGTTACCGCGCTCTTCGTGATCTTGCCCTTGTCGCTTGCCGCCGTCACGCTGGCGCAGGAAAGCCAGGCGGCGCTCGACTGGCTCAAGCATGCGCAGCAATTCGGCATCGCTGCGCCGGCCTGGCTAGCCGGCGTCCCGCTGATAGGCTCGCGGATTGCGGCTTATTGGCAGCAGCATATCGGCAATCCACAGGCGGCCAATGCCTTGCTCGGGTCGCTCAGCGCGGCGTCGGTGCTCGGCTGGACACGGTCGATCGGCGGCGAAGTCGCGCGCGAGGCGGGGTTGTTTCTCATCACGCTGATGGCGCTGGCGACCTTGTTGTCCCGCGGCGTGACGATCGGCCGGCAGGTCAGGATCGCCGCGCGGAGGAGCTTCGGCACGTTCGGCGGAGAGTTCCTGCACCGCATGCTGGGGGCAGTGCGCGCGACGGTCAACGGCACGATGCTGGTATCGGTTGGCGAAGGGGCAACGATCGGGATCGGCTATTGGGTCGCGGGCGTGCCGCAGCCTTTGTTGTTCGCCACCTTTACGATCGTGCTGGCGCTGATCCCGTTTGGCGCGTGGCTGGCGTTCGGGCTGGCGAGCCTGATCCTGATCGGCAGCGGATCGGTGCTGGCCGGCGCGCTGCTATTTGCCTTTGGCGTGGTGGTGATGACGGTCGGCGACAATGTCGTGCAGCCGTCGGTAATCGGCAGCGCGGTGGAATTGCCGTTCCTGCTGGCGCTGCTCGGCGCATTCGGCGGGCTGGCAGAGCTGGGGCTGGTCGGGCTGTTCGTCGGGCCGGTGATCATGGCCGCGCTGTTGCTGGTCTGGCAGGAATGGATGGACAGCGACGATCAGGGCCGAGCTTAG
- a CDS encoding winged helix-turn-helix domain-containing protein, translated as MAAQGFGRPLPPRVGPVQLRRTIERLVLHQIDSVNVLARAHYLPAFSRLGSYDRGLLEAAAWGAKRERRLFEYWAHEASLLPLDLHPLLRWRMARADRGEAGWKAMRPFATERRAEAEAILARIRSDGPLAASDFEEGRGTSGWWAWGHTKQALEWLFWAGHITTATRRNSFERVYDLTERVIPAATLTLPTPSETDAQRALIERAAVALGVATETDLRDYFRLKPEEARTAVLALVEDGELIPVAVAGWTKTAYLYRDARRPRQIRGAALLVPFDPLVWERARTERLFGFRYRIEIYVPADKRLHGYYVLPFLLDERLVARVDLKADRQRKCLVVQQIGLEPGAPAETMERLEVELRRMADWLGLETVRLPGL; from the coding sequence TTGGCAGCGCAGGGCTTCGGCCGCCCGCTTCCGCCGCGCGTTGGCCCGGTACAATTGCGCCGCACGATCGAGCGGCTGGTGCTGCATCAGATCGACAGTGTCAACGTATTGGCGCGCGCGCATTACCTGCCGGCTTTCTCCCGGCTGGGCAGCTACGATCGGGGCTTACTCGAGGCCGCTGCCTGGGGCGCCAAGCGCGAGCGCCGCTTGTTCGAATATTGGGCGCATGAGGCGTCCCTGCTTCCGCTCGACCTGCACCCACTGCTGCGCTGGCGCATGGCGCGCGCCGACCGTGGCGAGGCCGGCTGGAAGGCGATGCGACCCTTCGCCACCGAGCGGCGGGCGGAAGCGGAGGCGATCCTGGCGCGCATCCGCAGCGACGGGCCACTCGCCGCTTCGGATTTCGAGGAAGGCCGCGGCACGTCCGGCTGGTGGGCCTGGGGGCACACCAAGCAGGCGTTGGAATGGCTGTTTTGGGCGGGGCACATCACCACCGCGACGCGCCGCAACAGTTTCGAGCGGGTATATGACCTGACCGAGCGGGTGATCCCGGCGGCCACCCTCACCCTCCCGACCCCGAGCGAAACCGACGCGCAGCGCGCCTTGATCGAACGCGCCGCGGTAGCGCTCGGCGTGGCGACGGAGACCGACCTGCGCGACTATTTCCGCTTGAAGCCGGAGGAGGCGCGTACCGCCGTGCTGGCGCTGGTCGAGGATGGTGAGCTAATCCCGGTGGCGGTCGCCGGCTGGACGAAGACCGCCTATCTATACCGCGACGCCCGGCGCCCGCGGCAAATCCGGGGCGCAGCACTGCTCGTGCCGTTCGACCCACTGGTCTGGGAGCGCGCACGGACCGAGCGCCTGTTCGGCTTCCGCTACCGTATCGAGATCTACGTGCCGGCGGACAAGCGCCTGCATGGCTATTACGTGCTGCCCTTCCTGCTCGACGAGCGGCTCGTGGCGCGCGTGGACCTGAAAGCCGACCGGCAGCGCAAATGCCTGGTGGTGCAACAGATCGGGCTAGAGCCGGGCGCCCCTGCCGAAACGATGGAGCGGCTGGAGGTGGAGCTGCGGCGCATGGCCGATTGGCTGGGGCTGGAGACAGTGCGGCTGCCGGGGTTGTAG
- a CDS encoding MarR family winged helix-turn-helix transcriptional regulator — MRGMDNVGFLISDVSRLLRRRFDERARLIGVTRAQWRALTTLSRNEGINQGGLADLLEVEAITLCRMIDRLEDAGHVERRRNPADRRAWQIFLTDKSRPLLDKLGVIAGGLFDDALAGIDEDRRRELSATLDAIRHNLSAPDIQDQANG; from the coding sequence ATGCGCGGCATGGACAATGTCGGCTTCCTGATCAGCGACGTTTCGCGCCTGCTGCGGCGGCGTTTCGACGAGCGCGCGCGGCTGATCGGCGTGACGCGCGCGCAGTGGCGGGCGCTCACCACGCTCAGCCGCAACGAAGGGATCAACCAGGGCGGCCTGGCCGATCTGCTGGAGGTCGAGGCGATCACCCTGTGCCGCATGATCGATCGGCTGGAGGATGCCGGCCATGTCGAGCGCCGCCGCAATCCGGCGGATCGGCGCGCCTGGCAGATATTCCTGACCGACAAGTCGCGCCCCCTGCTCGACAAGCTCGGGGTCATCGCGGGCGGCTTGTTCGACGACGCGCTGGCCGGGATCGACGAGGATCGCCGCCGCGAACTGTCCGCCACGCTCGACGCCATCCGTCACAATCTCTCAGCGCCCGACATACAGGACCAGGCCAATGGCTGA
- a CDS encoding HlyD family secretion protein, giving the protein MADADPQQTLAAETPQVTINTPPVAKRRWGRTALMISVPLLVILVAVYLWATAGRFVSTDNAYVSQDKVSVSSDVAGRIVEVAVRENQSVKAGDLLFRIDPDPYRIAVSQADAAIANARVEVATLQSSFRGKDADIQAARDQILAAEQDYNRQAALMKQGFTTRARLEQAQHSLQQARAALGNAQAGEAEARAKLETGGASVSPAIAAAQVQRAKAALDLSRTAAYAPYGGTISQSDRLQVGQMMVTGLPAVSIVKSNRSWVEANFKETDLNKMRVGQPAEVTFDAYHGLKLKGHVQSIGAGTGSEFSVLPAQNATGNWVKVTQRVPVRVAIDEQSPRPLIAGLSADVTVDVRDHGNR; this is encoded by the coding sequence ATGGCTGACGCCGACCCCCAGCAGACTCTCGCCGCCGAAACACCCCAGGTGACGATCAACACGCCGCCGGTGGCCAAGCGCCGTTGGGGCCGCACCGCGCTGATGATCAGCGTGCCGCTGCTCGTCATCTTGGTGGCGGTCTATCTCTGGGCGACCGCGGGTCGGTTCGTGTCGACCGACAATGCCTATGTCTCACAGGACAAGGTATCGGTTTCGTCGGATGTCGCGGGGCGGATCGTCGAGGTCGCGGTGCGGGAGAACCAGAGCGTCAAGGCGGGCGACCTGCTGTTCCGCATCGATCCCGATCCCTACCGCATCGCCGTCAGCCAGGCCGATGCCGCGATCGCCAATGCGCGGGTCGAGGTCGCCACGCTGCAATCCTCGTTCCGCGGCAAGGATGCCGACATCCAGGCGGCGCGCGACCAGATCCTGGCCGCCGAGCAGGATTACAACCGCCAGGCGGCGCTGATGAAGCAGGGCTTCACCACGCGCGCGCGGCTGGAACAGGCGCAACATAGCCTGCAGCAGGCGCGCGCCGCGCTCGGCAATGCACAGGCCGGCGAGGCAGAGGCCCGCGCCAAGCTCGAAACCGGCGGCGCGTCGGTTTCCCCGGCGATCGCCGCGGCGCAGGTGCAGCGCGCCAAGGCGGCGCTCGATCTCAGCCGCACTGCCGCCTACGCGCCTTATGGCGGCACGATCAGCCAGTCGGACCGGCTGCAGGTCGGCCAGATGATGGTCACCGGGCTCCCTGCCGTGTCGATCGTCAAGAGCAACCGATCCTGGGTCGAGGCGAACTTCAAGGAGACGGACCTCAACAAGATGCGGGTCGGGCAGCCTGCCGAAGTGACGTTCGACGCCTATCACGGCCTGAAGCTGAAGGGTCATGTGCAGTCGATCGGCGCCGGTACCGGCTCCGAATTCTCGGTGCTGCCGGCGCAGAACGCGACCGGCAATTGGGTGAAGGTGACGCAGCGTGTGCCAGTGCGCGTGGCGATCGACGAACAGAGCCCGCGCCCGCTGATTGCCGGCCTGTCGGCCGACGTGACGGTCGACGTCCGCGATCATGGCAACCGCTAA
- a CDS encoding DHA2 family efflux MFS transporter permease subunit, with protein sequence MATANPAGGAEPLAETPSTEAAEPAGERAALHTSNRPLLTVGVMAATIMQILDSTIANVALPHMQASLSATADTITWVLTSYIVASAVAIPMTGWLADRIGSRNLFLYAVVGFVLASMLCGLAINLPEMVVFRVLQGIAAAFMNPLSQTVMMDINPPSKQAGAMSIWGMGVMVGPILGPVIGGWLTDNYDWRWCFYVNVPVGIATFAILWALLPSREIRLRQFDLFGFSMLAIAISVFQLMLDRGQTNDWFDSWEVRIEGMVALSAAWMFVVHLFTAKNPMFERSLFANRNLLTGIGFMIVIGVLMTASLALLPPMLQSLFGYPVLETGILLMPRGIGIVASMAVAGRLMKQNVDPRLLVGGGLIIAAYSLWDMTGWTIEMGSTPFIVTGLVQGVGLGLIFIPLNIMAFGTLPPHQRTEGASLMNLSRNIGGSVGISAVTVLLARNLQTSHAELGSHVTAGGLTAADPLVGSILGGSTDAALAMADGIVNQQAAMIAYLDDFKLMMILTMAAIPLVLLLKRPKPKPPGVKDDAPAVHFD encoded by the coding sequence ATGGCAACCGCTAACCCGGCGGGCGGCGCCGAGCCGCTTGCCGAGACGCCATCGACCGAAGCGGCCGAGCCGGCGGGCGAACGCGCCGCGCTGCACACCAGCAACCGGCCGTTGCTGACCGTCGGCGTGATGGCCGCGACGATCATGCAGATCCTCGATTCGACCATCGCCAACGTGGCGCTTCCGCACATGCAGGCCTCGCTCAGCGCCACCGCCGACACGATCACCTGGGTGCTGACCAGCTACATCGTCGCCTCCGCCGTCGCCATCCCGATGACCGGCTGGCTTGCCGACCGCATCGGCAGCCGCAACCTGTTCCTCTATGCCGTGGTCGGCTTCGTGCTCGCCTCGATGCTGTGCGGGCTCGCCATCAACCTGCCCGAGATGGTGGTCTTTCGCGTGCTGCAGGGCATTGCCGCGGCGTTCATGAACCCGCTCAGCCAGACGGTGATGATGGACATCAACCCGCCCTCCAAACAGGCAGGCGCGATGTCGATCTGGGGCATGGGCGTGATGGTCGGGCCGATCCTGGGGCCGGTGATCGGCGGCTGGCTGACCGACAATTACGATTGGCGCTGGTGCTTCTACGTCAACGTGCCGGTCGGCATCGCGACCTTCGCGATTCTTTGGGCGTTGCTGCCGTCGCGCGAGATCCGCCTGCGCCAGTTCGACCTGTTCGGCTTCTCGATGCTGGCGATCGCGATCAGCGTGTTTCAGCTGATGCTCGATCGCGGCCAGACCAACGACTGGTTCGATTCGTGGGAAGTGCGGATCGAGGGCATGGTCGCGCTGTCGGCCGCGTGGATGTTTGTCGTGCACCTGTTCACGGCCAAGAACCCGATGTTCGAACGCAGCCTGTTCGCCAATCGCAACCTGCTGACCGGCATCGGCTTCATGATCGTGATCGGCGTGCTGATGACCGCCTCGCTCGCCTTGCTGCCGCCGATGCTGCAGAGCCTGTTCGGCTATCCCGTGCTGGAAACCGGCATCCTGCTGATGCCGCGCGGTATCGGCATCGTCGCCAGCATGGCGGTGGCCGGGCGGCTGATGAAGCAGAATGTCGATCCGCGGCTATTGGTCGGCGGCGGGCTGATCATCGCGGCCTATTCCTTGTGGGACATGACCGGCTGGACGATCGAGATGGGCTCCACCCCGTTCATCGTCACCGGGCTGGTGCAGGGCGTCGGGTTAGGACTGATCTTCATCCCACTAAACATCATGGCCTTCGGCACGCTGCCGCCGCACCAGCGCACCGAAGGCGCGAGCCTGATGAACCTGTCGCGCAATATCGGCGGGTCGGTCGGCATCTCCGCCGTCACCGTGCTGCTCGCGCGCAATCTGCAGACCAGCCATGCCGAACTGGGCAGCCATGTCACTGCCGGTGGGCTCACCGCCGCTGATCCGCTGGTCGGCTCGATCCTCGGCGGCAGCACCGATGCGGCGCTGGCCATGGCCGACGGCATCGTCAACCAGCAAGCCGCGATGATCGCCTATCTCGACGATTTCAAGTTGATGATGATCCTCACGATGGCCGCGATCCCGCTGGTGCTGCTGCTCAAGCGACCCAAGCCCAAGCCACCTGGTGTGAAGGACGACGCGCCCGCCGTGCACTTCGACTGA
- a CDS encoding putative bifunctional diguanylate cyclase/phosphodiesterase, with product MRRAPPSDEFLLEQYVTLRRQIPLMYALMFINVLFLGFESFRDVPLGMSFGIPTLVSIAIIVRAALWVRRRSISAAPRDVQRYLRGTVISAAVLSIVFGVWGSLLFSEADAMRSVSISFYVFVGAISCCFCLQALPLAGYVVLLFGVMPVTIRLMISSEWSLFSVGANFLIVALLILRTLSTSHAGFKEVLQSRSDMLAEQERARAAELKAQELAYRDPLTGLDNRRALSERLDASLARPARGTQLYLFMLDLDLFKGVNDAYGHGAGDRLLQAVANRLTAIVGTLGVPYRLGGDEFAVTMELSKKAQRAAVAMADRLVREMAAPFVIDHFSHHISASIGISRYPADAATREALMQHADIAMYNAKSLGRSRHSAFEPRMGEELAARAVLEREMRAEIRTDAFHPFYQPIVDLASGRIVGFEMLARWTRADGSTVDPGRFIPVIEQCGLIGDLMLKLLEQVCIDAARWPAGLTIAINVSPIQFRDPWLSEKILAVFTRHGFPPPRISLEITENALISDPAAAQRIVESLKNQGVSLSLDDFGTGYSSIQHLRMLPFDKLKIDRSFVVNVDTDESAHRMVSAMIRLAESLQLSVIAEGVETDSVRATLHDLGCREAQGYLFGAPLAACDADELLGRDQTVTAPFVTEEAATDISSLLLGRTG from the coding sequence ATGCGCCGAGCGCCGCCATCTGACGAGTTTCTGCTCGAACAGTATGTCACGCTGCGCCGCCAGATCCCGCTGATGTATGCGCTGATGTTCATCAATGTGCTGTTCCTGGGCTTCGAATCTTTTCGAGACGTTCCGCTCGGCATGAGCTTCGGCATTCCGACATTGGTGTCGATCGCGATCATCGTTCGCGCAGCGCTGTGGGTGCGCCGCAGATCGATCTCCGCTGCACCGCGTGACGTGCAGCGCTACTTGCGCGGGACCGTTATTTCGGCGGCCGTGCTCAGCATCGTGTTCGGCGTCTGGGGATCGCTGTTATTCTCCGAAGCGGATGCGATGCGCAGCGTGTCGATTTCGTTCTACGTGTTCGTCGGTGCGATCAGCTGCTGCTTCTGCCTGCAGGCGCTGCCGCTGGCCGGCTATGTCGTGTTGCTGTTCGGGGTTATGCCGGTGACGATCCGGCTGATGATCTCGTCCGAATGGTCGCTGTTCAGTGTCGGGGCGAATTTCCTGATCGTCGCGCTGTTGATCCTGCGCACTTTGTCGACCAGTCATGCCGGCTTCAAGGAAGTGCTCCAGTCCCGCTCGGACATGCTGGCGGAGCAGGAGCGGGCACGCGCGGCGGAGCTCAAGGCGCAAGAGCTGGCCTATCGCGATCCGCTCACCGGGCTGGACAATCGCCGCGCGCTGAGCGAACGGCTCGATGCGAGCCTGGCTCGGCCGGCCCGGGGTACGCAACTCTATCTGTTCATGCTCGATCTCGATTTGTTCAAAGGGGTCAATGACGCCTACGGGCACGGTGCCGGCGATCGGCTGCTCCAGGCGGTGGCCAACCGGCTGACCGCGATCGTCGGCACGCTTGGTGTCCCCTATCGCCTGGGCGGCGACGAATTTGCCGTGACGATGGAGCTCTCGAAAAAGGCGCAGCGGGCGGCGGTGGCGATGGCCGACCGGCTGGTGCGGGAGATGGCGGCGCCGTTTGTGATCGATCATTTCTCGCATCATATCAGCGCCAGCATCGGCATCTCGCGCTACCCCGCCGATGCCGCCACCCGCGAAGCGCTGATGCAACATGCCGACATCGCGATGTACAATGCCAAGTCGCTCGGTCGCTCGCGCCACAGTGCGTTCGAACCCCGCATGGGCGAGGAACTCGCCGCCCGCGCCGTGCTGGAGCGCGAGATGCGCGCCGAGATCCGGACCGACGCCTTTCATCCGTTTTATCAGCCGATCGTCGACCTGGCGTCTGGCCGCATCGTCGGCTTCGAGATGCTGGCACGGTGGACGCGCGCCGATGGTTCGACGGTCGACCCCGGCCGGTTTATCCCGGTCATCGAGCAATGCGGCCTGATCGGCGACCTGATGCTCAAGCTGCTCGAGCAAGTGTGCATCGACGCCGCGCGCTGGCCGGCCGGGCTGACGATCGCGATCAACGTGTCCCCGATCCAGTTTCGCGATCCGTGGCTATCGGAAAAGATCCTGGCGGTGTTCACGCGGCACGGGTTCCCGCCGCCGCGGATCAGTCTGGAGATCACCGAAAATGCGCTGATTTCCGATCCTGCCGCCGCCCAACGGATCGTCGAATCGCTGAAGAACCAAGGCGTGTCGCTGTCGCTCGACGATTTCGGGACCGGCTATTCGTCGATCCAGCATCTGCGCATGCTGCCGTTCGACAAGCTCAAGATCGATCGCTCGTTCGTCGTCAACGTGGATACCGACGAGTCGGCCCATCGCATGGTCTCGGCCATGATCCGGCTGGCGGAGAGCCTCCAGCTGAGCGTCATCGCCGAAGGGGTGGAGACCGACTCCGTCCGCGCGACGCTGCACGACCTGGGTTGCCGCGAGGCGCAGGGCTATCTGTTCGGCGCACCGCTGGCGGCATGCGATGCCGACGAACTCCTGGGCCGGGACCAGACCGTGACCGCGCCCTTCGTCACGGAAGAAGCGGCGACGGACATCAGCTCCCTATTGCTCGGCCGGACCGGCTAA